GCAAATTCCTCTTTTTGTTGTAGCTACAATTGCATTTCCAAAAGGAGTATTCCCATAACCATAAGTTATTTGAACATTTTGACCTAACTCTTTATACTCTTTAGGTGTTACTCCAATTATATTTACAAATAAATCATGAAGTCTACTTGGACTTGAAAGACCAATATCTAAAGCACTATCTAAAATAGATTTTGATTCTTTTAAATGCTCTTTTGCATAATTTAAAGTAACAGATTGTAAAAACTGTATTGGAGTTACTCCAACATACTCTTTAAATACACGAATAAGATGGTATTTACTCATTCCTATATATTGGGCAATTGTATCGATTGAGGGTTGTTCTTTGAAGTTTTCATCAATATATTTTATAACTTTTTCAATTCTTTTATAATTTTCATTTTTTTCTAAAAGTTTATTTTCCATAAAATACCTTGATGCTTTGTGTTAAAGTGGTAGTATTATACCACTTTAACTCTCAA
This sequence is a window from Halarcobacter bivalviorum. Protein-coding genes within it:
- a CDS encoding methylated-DNA--[protein]-cysteine S-methyltransferase — translated: MENKLLEKNENYKRIEKVIKYIDENFKEQPSIDTIAQYIGMSKYHLIRVFKEYVGVTPIQFLQSVTLNYAKEHLKESKSILDSALDIGLSSPSRLHDLFVNIIGVTPKEYKELGQNVQITYGYGNTPFGNAIVATTKRGICYLGFYDEATKESVYTRFKEVWANAKLQEDNKSADEILNSIFIKKDKKFNLYVKGTNFQINVWKALINIPDGSITTYADVAKYLNNPKAVRAVASAIGSNPIGFLIPCHRVLGKSGAMTGYRWGIERKKILVAYEAIKNKQ